Proteins encoded together in one Lathyrus oleraceus cultivar Zhongwan6 chromosome 5, CAAS_Psat_ZW6_1.0, whole genome shotgun sequence window:
- the LOC127082365 gene encoding uncharacterized protein LOC127082365, which translates to MDYNKRNTLKYSFKNFKLDDLRKLGALVEDQEGFKDKYGRLLSLLRIQVKDGLLSTLLQFYDPDYHCFTFPDYQLLPTLEEYSQLVGLPIMDKSPFPFLEKDPKEEDIAKAICLKVSDIKGNMIAKGGTVGLPTHFLIKKAQYYADHLSMPTFETILALLIYGMLLFPSFEGFVDINAIKIFMKNNPVPTLLGNTYHSIHLRNFHGGGMITCCVPLLYKWFISHLPKSFLSLDKGFWSPRVMALTHSDIVWYNRVYDGILIIDSCEDFTNVPLLGFNGGINYNPVLARRQLGYPLKEPPKSVHVEKIFFKGDKELQD; encoded by the coding sequence ATGGATTACAATAAGAGAAACACCTTGAAATACTCTTTTAAGAATTTTAAGTTGGATGACCTAAGGAAGCTAGGAGCTTTGGTTGAAGATCAAGAGGGGTTCAAGGATAAGTACGGAAGGCTATTATCCTTATTGAGAATCCAAGTGAAGGATGGGCTTCTTTCTACATTactacagttctatgatccggatTACCATTGTTTCACGTTCCCAGATTATCAGCTATTACCTACCTTAGAAGAGTACTCTCAGTTGGTGGGGTTACCTATTATGGATAAGTCTCCGTTCCCTTTCTTAGAGAAGGACCCTAAAGAGGAAGACATTGCTAAAGCCATATGCTTAAAGGTGTCCGACATCAAAGGCAACATGATCGCCAAAGGCGGAACTGTAGGGTTACCTACGCATTTCTTAATCAAGAAAGCCCAATATTATGCCGATCATTTAAGCATGCCTACCTTTGAAACAATCCTTGCTTTGCTTATTTATGGAATGCTACTCTTCCCAAGTTTTGAAGGATTCGTTGACATTAACGCCATCAAAATATTCATGAAGAACAATCCAGTACCAACGTTATTGGGTAACACTTATCATTCCATACATCTCCGGAATTTTCATGGTGGAGGAATGATCACCTGTTGTGTGCCTTTattatacaagtggtttatttcgcacttgcccAAGTCTTTTTTGAGTCTTGACAAGGGATTTTGGTCACCAAGGGTCATGGCGCTGACACACTCGGACATCGTTTGGTataatcgtgtgtatgatggaATACTAATTATTGACAGCTGTGAAGACTTTACCAACGTACCTTTACTTGGTTTTAAtggaggaatcaactacaatccagTCCTAGCTCGCCGACAGTTAGGGTATCCCTTGAAAGAACCGCCTAAAAGTGTTCATGTGGAGAAAATCTTCTTTAAGGGTGACAAGGAACTTCAAGATTAG
- the LOC127082366 gene encoding uncharacterized protein LOC127082366 — MEEHAQEMDRVNNELADLRGNVGTIMELLQVINAKMDTQPTVVSEINTTAAVDPPVVSVENSFPYGLSQSFIHPPVVTSVQQTMPVAQSGQQAMPVIQNVQQTVPLVPEPPKVVPTFTQANVHTRVQPYLNEPVYEILDDNDEGYHPRDKLREEVVTINKRLRKMEGDQIFGAAARDICLVSDLVIPPKFKTPNFDCYEGTTCPKSHLIMYYRRMAAHVENDKLMIHCFQDSLKGASSKWYLTLDQSRIKSFQDLSDAFIKHYKYNMDLAPNRRQLLSMTQKNSETFKEYAQRWREIASQVEPSLTDKELADWFVDTVRPKFYERMVGSVTTNFADIVAVGVKVELAMKSGKMSSGSSSTSSKDQAKKTSVNPQRKKEGETHAVSSDRRRNRQYQYPPHYAQP; from the coding sequence ATGGAAGAGCACGCTCAAGAGATGGATCGCGTTAACAACGAGCTAGCAGACCTTCGAGGGAATGTAGGAACAATTATGGAACTACTTCAGGTTATTAATGCAAAGATGGATACTCAGCCTACTGTGGTTTCTGAGATCAACACTACCGCTGCCGTAGATCCGCCGGTTGTTTCAGTTGAGAACTCGTTTCCTTATGGTCTTTCGCAGAGTTTCATACATCCGCCTGTTGTTACGTCAGTTCAACAAACTATGCCGGTTGCACAAAGTGGTCAACAAGCCATGCCGGTTATACAGAACGTTCAACAGACTGTGCCTTTGGTTCCCGAGCCTCCAAAGGTGGTCCCTACCTTCACACAAGCTAATGTCCATACGCGGGTGCAGCCTTATCTTAATGAGCCTGTTTATGAAATTCTGGATGATAATGATGAAGGTTACCATCCGCGTGATAAGCTCCGCGAGGAGGTTGTTACTATTAATAAAAGATTAAGAAAGATGGAAGGAGACCAGATCTTTGGTGCTGCTGCTAGAGACATCTGTTTGGTTTCCGATTTAGTTATTCCGCCAAAGTTCAAGACTCCGAACTTTGACTGCTATGAAGGGACTACATGTCCGAAAAGCCATTTGATAATGTACTACCGTAGGATGGCTGCCCATGTGGAAAATGACAAGTTGATGATCCACTGTTTTCAAGACAGTCTGAAAGGTGCCTCGTCGAAGTGGTATTTAACATTGGACCAATCTCGCATCAAGTCTTTTCAAGATTTGTCTGACGCTTTCATTAAGCActataagtacaacatggactTGGCTCCTAACAGGAGACAACTTTTGAGTATGACGCAGAAAAATTCTGAAACctttaaggaatacgcccagcGATGGAGGGAAATTGCTTCCCAGGTTGAACCTTCATTGACTGATAAAGAATTAGCTGACTGGTTTGTTGACACCGTTCGTCCTAAGTTCTATGAAAGGATGGTGGGTAGTGTAACCACGAATTTCGCTGATATTGTTGCTGTTGGAGTAAAGGTTGAATTAGCTATGAAGAGTGGAAAGATGTCCAGTGGGTCTAGCAGTACGAGTTCGAAGGACCAAGCTAAGAAGACTTCCGTCAATCCTcagagaaagaaggaaggagagACTCATGCTGTGTCTTCAGATAGGAGAAGGAATAGGCAGTATCAATATCCTCCACATTATGCCCAACCATAG
- the LOC127082367 gene encoding uncharacterized protein LOC127082367, translating to MDYNKRNTLKYSFKNFKLDDLRKLGALVEDQEGFKDKYGRLLSLLRIQVKDGLLSTLLQFYDPDYHCFTFPDYQLLPTLEEYSQLVGLPIMDKSLFPFLEKDPKEEDIAKAICLKVSDIKGNMIAKGGTVGLPTHFLIKKAQYYADHLSMPTFETILALLIYGMLLFPSFEGFVDINAIKIFMKNNPVPTLLGNTYHSIHLRNFHGGGMITCCVPLLYKWFISHLPKSFLSLDKGFWSPRVMALTHSDIVWYNRVYDGILIIDSCGDFANIPLLGFNGGINYNPVLARRQLGYPLKEPPKSVHVEKIFFKGDKELQD from the coding sequence ATGGATTACAATAAGAGAAACACCTTGAAATACTCTTTTAAGAATTTTAAGTTGGATGACCTAAGGAAGCTAGGAGCTTTGGTTGAAGATCAAGAGGGGTTCAAGGACAAGTACGGAAGGCTATTATCCTTATTGAGAATCCAAGTGAAGGATGGGCTTCTTTCTACATTactacagttctatgatccggatTACCATTGTTTCACGTTCCCAGATTATCAGCTATTACCTACCTTAGAAGAGTACTCTCAGTTGGTGGGGTTACCTATTATGGATAAGTCTCTGTTCCCTTTCTTAGAGAAGGACCCTAAAGAGGAAGACATTGCTAAAGCCATATGCTTAAAGGTGTCCGACATCAAAGGCAACATGATCGCCAAAGGCGGAACTGTAGGGTTACCTACGCATTTCTTAATCAAGAAAGCCCAATATTATGCCGATCATTTAAGCATGCCTACCTTTGAAACAATCCTTGCTTTGCTTATTTATGGAATGCTACTCTTCCCAAGTTTTGAAGGATTCGTTGACATTAACGCCATCAAAATATTCATGAAGAACAATCCAGTACCAACGTTATTGGGTAACACTTATCATTCCATACATCTCCGGAATTTTCATGGTGGAGGAATGATCACCTGTTGTGTGCCTTTattatacaagtggtttatttcgcacttgcccAAGTCTTTTTTGAGTCTTGACAAGGGATTTTGGTCACCAAGGGTCATGGCGTTGACACACTCGGACATCGTTTGGTataatcgtgtgtatgatggaATACTAATTATTGACAGCTGTGGAGACTTTGCCAACATACCTTTACTTGGTTTTAAtggaggaatcaactacaatccagTCCTAGCTCGCCGACAGTTAGGGTATCCCTTGAAAGAACCGCCTAAAAGTGTTCATGTGGAGAAAATCTTCTTTAAGGGTGACAAGGAACTTCAAGATTAG
- the LOC127082369 gene encoding uncharacterized protein LOC127082369 has protein sequence MEEHAQEMDRVNNELADLRGNVGTIMELLQVINAKMDTQPTVVSEINTTAAVDPPVVSVENSFPYGLSQSFIHPPVVTSVQQTMPVAQQAMPVIQNVQQTVPLVPEPPKVVPTFTQANVHTRVQPYLNEPVYEILDDTDEGYHPRDRLREEVITIDKRLRKMEGDQIFGAAARDICLVSGLVIPPKFKTPNFDCYEGTTCPKSHLIMYYRRMAAHVENDKLMIHCFQDSLKGASSKWYLTLDQSRIKSFQDLSDAFIKHYKYNMDLAPNRRQLLSMTQKNSETFKEYAQRWREIASQVEPSLTDKELADWFVDTVRPKFYERMVGSVTTNFADIVVVGVKVELAMKSGKMSSGSSSTSSKDQAKKTSVNPQRKKEGETHAVSSDRRRNRQYQYPPHYAQPQGYPVQYAPPPYVAAVAPSFNQQTPQAPVYQPMQQVPGYPPPVYPPPNYQQASNAQASQQPRNQAPRQNAPRRPYKTCPPIPMTFTELYPYLVQRGLVTTRALGPPLNPLPANYNAAAHCLFHEGAPGHDLENCYALKNLVRDLMEKKILSFNDPPPNVKSNPLPDHGAVNAIDASSEENSILDVAQIKTPLKAFHSKLFKAGLVSVSHIGCTSCKGCDKGCVMVRKDV, from the coding sequence ATGGAAGAGCACGCTCAAGAGATGGATCGCGTTAACAACGAGCTAGCAGACCTTCGAGGGAATGTAGGAACAATTATGGAACTACTTCAGGTTATTAATGCAAAGATGGATACTCAGCCTACTGTGGTTTCTGAGATCAACACTACCGCTGCCGTAGATCCGCCGGTTGTTTCAGTTGAGAACTCGTTTCCTTATGGTCTTTCGCAGAGTTTCATACATCCGCCTGTTGTTACGTCAGTTCAACAAACTATGCCGGTTGCACAACAAGCCATGCCGGTTATACAGAACGTTCAACAGACTGTGCCTTTGGTTCCCGAGCCTCCAAAGGTGGTCCCTACCTTCACACAAGCTAATGTCCATACGCGGGTGCAGCCTTATCTTAATGAGCCTGTTTATGAAATTCTGGATGATACTGATGAAGGTTACCATCCGCGTGATAGGCTCCGCGAGGAGGTTATTACTATTGATAAAAGATTAAGAAAGATGGAAGGAGACCAGATCTTTGGTGCTGCTGCTAGAGACATCTGTTTGGTTTCCGGTTTAGTTATTCCGCCAAAGTTCAAGACTCCGAACTTTGACTGCTATGAAGGGACTACATGTCCGAAAAGCCATTTGATAATGTACTACCGTAGGATGGCTGCCCATGTGGAAAATGACAAGTTGATGATCCACTGTTTTCAAGACAGTCTGAAAGGTGCCTCGTCGAAGTGGTATTTAACATTGGACCAATCTCGCATCAAGTCTTTTCAAGATTTGTCTGACGCTTTCATTAAGCActataagtacaacatggactTGGCTCCTAACAGGAGACAACTTTTGAGTATGACGCAGAAAAATTCTGAAACctttaaggaatacgcccagcGATGGAGGGAAATTGCTTCCCAGGTTGAACCTTCATTGACTGATAAAGAATTAGCTGACTGGTTTGTTGACACCGTTCGTCCTAAGTTCTATGAAAGGATGGTGGGTAGTGTAACCACGAATTTCgctgatattgttgttgttggaGTAAAGGTTGAATTAGCTATGAAGAGTGGAAAGATGTCCAGTGGGTCTAGCAGTACGAGTTCGAAGGACCAAGCTAAGAAGACTTCCGTCAATCCTcagagaaagaaggaaggagagACTCATGCTGTGTCTTCAGATAGGAGAAGGAATAGGCAGTATCAATATCCTCCACATTATGCCCAACCACAGGGATACCCGGTCCAGTACGCGCCACCGCCGTACGTGGCTGCTGTTGCACCATCTTTTAACCAACAAACTCCACAAGCGCCCGTTTATCAGCCCATGCAACAGGTTCCTGGTTATCCGCCTCCGGTTTATCCTCCTCCGAATTATCAACAAGCATCCAACGCTCAGGCGAGTCAACAACCGAGGAACCAGGCACCTCGCCAGAATGCTCCAAGGAGACCATACAAGACTTGTCCACCGATTCCGATGACGTTCACCGAGTTGTATCCTTACTTAGTGCAACGCGGTTTGGTCACTACTCGAGCTTTGGGACCACCTCTGAATCCTTTGCCAGCCAACTACAACGCCGCCGCTCATTGTTTATTTCATGAGGGTGCGCCAGGTCACGACTTGGAGAACTGTTATGCTTTGAAAAACCTTGTGAGGGATCTGATGGAAAAGAAGATTCTGTCATTCAACGATCCGCCGCCCAATGTCAAAAGTAACCCTTTGCCTGACCATGGGGCTGTTAATGCCATTGATGCTTCGTCTGAAGAGAATTCTATCCTTGATGTAGCTCAGATTAAGACTCCGCTCAAGGCATTCCATTCAAAGCTGTTTAAAGCAGGCCTAGTATCTGTTTCCCATATCGGTTGTACGAGCTGTAAGGGATGTGATAAGGGTTGTGTTATGGTTCGGAAAGACGTTTAG
- the LOC127082370 gene encoding uncharacterized protein LOC127082370 codes for MPVFSIPTPVTPTVDQPKPLIIQKPSPFPFNDPKAVPWKYDVTAIDKESGKVIPREEVKVDGESVTNIAGASRMTRSGRVYTPRFDEAPPRETTTNTAVPARDKNKEVVTNDEDAEFLRIIRKSDYKVVDQLHQTPSKISILSLLLNSPAHRAALQKVLTQAHVAQDITTGQFDSVIANITACNTLSFSKEELPKEGPNHNRALHISAKCQEDNLARVLVDTGSSLNVLPKRVLSKLAYKETMVKPTSLIVKAFDGSRRAVIGEVELPILIGPHVFNITFQVMDINPNYSCLLGRPWIHAVGAVTSTLHQKMKFVVDDKLVIIHGEEDLMVSNLSSFRYIEADEDALETSFQALEIANAVLVEVEETVEGQSNPSFASLKSSRSTIDRGIPEGWGEIINVKTKTNRHGLGYRPTHEKAATYAEGRPKIYQEVFISGGFQVNVVSEGDEDDDLSNLVFKSSATLSNWEAIEIPVIFPVSK; via the coding sequence ATGCCAGTGTTCAGTATACCGACTCCCGTTACTCCAACAGTGGACCAGCCTAAACCGTTGATTATCCAAAAACCGAGTCCATTTCCATTCAATGATCCCAAGGCAGTACCTTGGAAGTATGATGTAACCGCGATTGACAAAGAATCTGGGAAGGTCATTCCAAGAGAAGAAGTGAAGGTTGATGGTGAAAGTGTGACTAACATAGCTGGGGCAAGCAGGATGACTCGCAGTGGTCGCGTGTACACTCCCCGTTTTGATGAGGCTCCACCTAGAGAGACAACTACTAACACTGCTGTGCCTGCCAGAGATAAAAATAAAGAGGTTGTTACTAATGATGAAGATGCTGAATTCTTAAGGATCATCAGGAAGAGTGATTACAAAGTCGTTGATCAGCTTCATCAGACCCCTTCGAAGATCTCTATCCTGTCTCTGTTATTGAATTCACCCGCTCATAGGGCTGCTTTGCAGAAAGTATTGACGCAAGCTCATGTCGCTCAAGATATTACTACCGGTCAGTTTGATAGTGTGATCGCCAATATTACCGCATGTAATACTCTTAGCTTCAGCAAGGAAGAGCTACCGAAAGAGGGCCCGAATCATAACCGTGCTTTGCACATATCAGCAAAGTGTCAAGAGGATAATTTAGCCAGGGTGCTTGTGGATACCGGTTCATCTTTGAACGTCCTACCCAAGAGAGTTCTTAGTAAGTTGGCTTACAAAGAAACTATGGTGAAGCCTACTTCTTTGATTGTCAaggcgtttgatggttctcgtagAGCTGTTATTGGAGAAGTGGAACTTCCAATTCTGATTGGTCCGCATGTTTTCAATATcactttccaagtcatggatatcaaTCCCAATTACAGTTGTCTACTTGGAAGACCTTGGATCCATGCTGTTGGGGCTGTGACTTCTACCTTGCACCAAAAGATGAAGTTTGTAGTTGATGATAAGCTGGTGATTATTCACGGTGAGGAGGATTTAATGGTCAGTAATTTATCTTCGTTCCGTTATATTGAGGCCGATGAAGACGcgttggaaacttctttccaagctcttgaGATCGCTAATGCTGTTTTAGTGGAGGTTGAGGAGACTGTAGAAGGCCAGAGTAATCCATCATTTGCATCGTTGAAGAGTAGCAGATCAACAATTGACAGGGGCATTCCTGAAGGTTGGGGAGAAATAATCAACGTCAAGACGAAGACTAATCGCCACGGGTTGGGTTACAGACCAACTCATGAGAAAGCTGCTACCTATGCCGAAGGACGTCCGAAGATTTACCAAGAAGTGTTTATCAGCGGAGGTTTTCAAGTTAATGTCGTCAgcgagggtgatgaagatgacGATTTAAGCAACCTGGTGTTCAAGAGTAGTGCAACATTGAGTAACTGGGAGGCTATAGAGATTCCTGTTATTTTCCCAGTGTCAAAGtaa